In the Pseudoalteromonas undina genome, one interval contains:
- a CDS encoding efflux RND transporter periplasmic adaptor subunit — MKNYLLALLIFIGYLSPIQSVFASEDEHEGEEGISKIDNNMAKKVGVETAYLASKTLNQTIPVYGSTTIGAEQLFQVSARYNGVIKTINFTVGDTVKKGDLLAVIESNESLNTYKITSPVSGTVLQRNGNIGGITQNTSLFEIVKFDTLWAEFKVFTSQYNQIKVGQHVDIEQGEHAFSSVITNIIPAKDQPYVLARVRLNNTELKLTSGQLLKGNVKINQFEVDLAVEKVAIQELGGQLGVFVKENEEYEFAPLVLGRSDKNYIEVIDGLSKDAEYVNKNSYLIKADILKSEVEDDD; from the coding sequence ATGAAAAACTATTTACTCGCACTATTGATTTTTATTGGGTATCTATCACCCATTCAAAGTGTTTTCGCTAGTGAAGATGAACATGAAGGCGAAGAAGGCATAAGCAAAATCGACAATAACATGGCAAAAAAGGTTGGTGTTGAAACAGCCTATTTAGCTTCAAAAACGTTGAACCAAACTATCCCTGTATACGGCTCTACGACGATAGGCGCTGAACAATTATTTCAAGTTAGCGCTAGATATAACGGCGTTATAAAGACAATAAACTTCACTGTTGGTGATACGGTAAAAAAAGGCGATCTATTAGCCGTTATTGAATCTAATGAGAGCTTAAATACTTATAAAATAACATCGCCTGTTTCTGGGACTGTTTTACAGCGAAATGGAAATATTGGCGGTATCACGCAAAACACTAGCTTGTTTGAAATCGTCAAATTTGACACCTTGTGGGCTGAATTTAAGGTGTTTACCAGCCAATATAATCAAATCAAAGTCGGTCAGCATGTTGATATTGAGCAAGGTGAACACGCATTCAGTTCAGTCATCACTAATATTATTCCAGCTAAAGATCAGCCTTATGTTTTAGCACGGGTACGATTAAACAACACTGAGTTAAAGCTAACGTCAGGTCAATTATTAAAAGGCAACGTAAAGATAAACCAATTTGAGGTGGATTTAGCGGTCGAGAAAGTTGCCATACAAGAGCTAGGTGGACAATTAGGTGTCTTTGTAAAAGAAAATGAAGAGTACGAGTTTGCACCACTTGTCCTTGGTCGTTCAGACAAAAACTATATCGAGGTCATTGATGGCCTCAGTAAAGACGCTGAATATGTAAACAAAAACAGTTATCTGATTAAAGCAGATATCTTGAAATCTGAAGTAGAAGACGACGATTAG
- a CDS encoding cation transporter, producing the protein MSEKCSGQCQSSSTNEDVKIDTQLDNYSGAFVSTFKVPQMDCPSEERLIRLALDSIEPSVGLQFDIPSRLVKVFHDENLDEITKKLQQLNLGAELASTKESCSTEAAKAKDLAQKNEMKEASTLKWLLAINGVMFFIEVIAGIIAQSAGLIADSLDMFADAAVYGLAIYAVGKSISMKLRAAHISGVLQIILALGALSEVVRRFIYGSEPISSLMMIFGGIALIANIACLFLIFGNKEDGAHMKASWIFSANDVIANVGVILAGLLVTVTSSRYPDLVIGLIIAVVVLNGARRILQLKS; encoded by the coding sequence ATGTCAGAAAAATGTAGTGGTCAGTGTCAATCATCTTCTACCAATGAAGATGTAAAAATTGATACACAATTAGATAACTATAGTGGCGCGTTTGTCAGTACATTTAAAGTACCTCAAATGGACTGTCCTTCAGAAGAGAGATTGATTAGGTTAGCACTTGACTCAATTGAGCCTTCAGTTGGGTTGCAATTTGATATTCCTAGCCGTTTAGTCAAGGTTTTTCATGATGAAAATTTAGATGAGATAACAAAAAAATTACAACAACTCAATCTCGGTGCAGAGTTGGCATCAACTAAAGAAAGTTGCAGCACCGAAGCTGCAAAAGCAAAAGATCTAGCCCAAAAAAATGAGATGAAAGAAGCATCAACGCTAAAATGGTTGTTAGCCATTAATGGAGTCATGTTTTTTATAGAAGTAATTGCTGGGATTATTGCGCAATCTGCTGGCCTTATTGCCGACTCATTAGATATGTTTGCTGATGCTGCTGTTTATGGTTTAGCTATATATGCTGTCGGTAAAAGCATAAGCATGAAACTTAGAGCGGCACATATATCTGGTGTACTTCAAATTATTCTAGCGCTAGGTGCTTTGAGTGAAGTCGTAAGACGCTTTATTTACGGTAGTGAACCTATCTCTTCTTTAATGATGATATTTGGTGGAATAGCACTAATCGCTAACATTGCTTGTCTGTTTTTAATATTTGGCAACAAAGAAGACGGCGCTCATATGAAAGCGAGTTGGATTTTTTCCGCAAATGACGTAATCGCAAACGTAGGTGTAATCTTAGCTGGCTTATTAGTTACAGTAACTAGCAGCCGTTATCCAGATTTAGTGATTGGTTTGATTATTGCTGTTGTCGTTTTAAACGGTGCTCGCCGCATCTTACAGCTAAAGTCTTAA
- a CDS encoding cation diffusion facilitator family transporter, with protein MHNHSHSHQHGKDDRIGWAFFLNVIFTIIEFIGGWLTNSTAIMADAVHDLGDSLSIGFAWILSRFSDKEASDKFSYGYRRLTLFGALVNSIVLIIGSIWVLFEAIPKLSNPEMPVVEGMLGLAILGVAVNGYAVFKLKAGETLNEKVLTWHLLEDVLGWVAVLIVSIVLLFVELPILDPLLSIGFTLFILFNVFKNLKSTLVLFLQAAPDKETQERIKQSLIEFPEVNGIHHMHFWSLDGESHVLTAHLELSDNFDVKELIKLKQEVAAKLSSYHLSHTTIEFEFLNENCRDEAE; from the coding sequence ATGCACAACCATAGTCACAGTCATCAGCATGGTAAAGACGACCGGATTGGTTGGGCATTTTTCCTTAATGTGATATTTACCATTATCGAATTTATAGGTGGTTGGCTCACAAACAGTACGGCGATAATGGCGGATGCCGTTCACGATCTTGGTGATAGTCTTTCAATAGGTTTTGCGTGGATTTTAAGTCGTTTTTCAGATAAAGAAGCATCAGACAAATTCAGCTATGGTTATCGCCGACTTACACTTTTTGGTGCATTGGTAAATAGTATTGTTTTGATTATCGGCTCTATTTGGGTTTTATTTGAAGCAATACCTAAGCTGTCCAATCCTGAAATGCCTGTAGTTGAGGGGATGTTAGGGCTAGCCATACTCGGTGTTGCCGTAAATGGTTATGCGGTATTCAAATTAAAAGCGGGTGAAACACTAAATGAAAAAGTGCTGACATGGCACCTACTTGAAGATGTACTCGGTTGGGTTGCCGTTCTTATAGTCTCTATTGTATTGTTGTTCGTTGAACTGCCGATATTAGATCCTCTATTATCAATAGGGTTTACGCTGTTTATCTTATTTAACGTTTTCAAAAATCTTAAATCAACATTGGTGCTTTTTCTTCAAGCTGCACCCGATAAAGAGACCCAAGAGCGTATTAAGCAGTCATTAATTGAATTTCCTGAAGTAAATGGTATACACCATATGCATTTTTGGTCACTGGATGGTGAAAGTCACGTTTTAACAGCGCACCTTGAGCTGAGTGACAACTTTGACGTTAAAGAATTAATTAAGCTTAAACAAGAGGTTGCAGCTAAATTATCTTCCTATCATTTATCGCATACGACGATAGAGTTTGAGTTTTTAAATGAAAATTGTAGGGATGAAGCAGAGTAA
- a CDS encoding efflux RND transporter permease subunit: MIESILRLAINRRYLVLSLLMVIIGVGMWSYQKLPIDAVPDITNVQVQINTSAPGYSPLEAEQRVTFPVENALAGLPKLSHTRSLSRYGLSQVTVIFEEGTDIYFARNLINARLAAIKGVIPSGLEPEMGPISTGLGEIFMYTVQASPDAKMPNGEPYTAIALREIQDWIIKPQLAQVKGVIEVNSIGGYNKQYHITPKPEKLLFHQVSFEDVSDALRKNNDNRGAGYIEQNGQQVLVRSIGQLATMDEILNVIIKKNDGIPVKISDVANVAIGKELRTGAATRNGIETVLGTTMMLIGENSRTVALEVEHKLSEIQKSLPKGITAEPVYDRTTLVDKAIATVTKNLVEGALLVIVVLFILLGNLRAALITAAVIPISMLMTITGMVQAGVSANLMSLGALDFGLIVDGAVIIVENSVRRLAQAQHNGHRQDLRERLNTVFEATSEVIRPSLFGVAIITVVYIPIFTLTGVEGKMFHPMAATVVMALISAMILSVTLVPAAVAVFMKGKISEKESVVIRSTKSIYEPLLKMAMKFRWIIVSFSTLLMGYSLWLATTLGTEFVPQLNEGDIALQALRIPSTGLEQSVEMQEVLEQRIKAFPEVDKVFSRIGTPEVATDPMPPSIADIFVILKPRKEWAEPSKPKSELVEEMEKVLKNIPGNNYEFTQPIQMRFNELISGVRADVGIKIFGDDLDRLLLTAKDILNIVKTVDGAADARIEQVTGVPSLSVIPKREALGRYGLNVTELQDWVATAIGGESAGIIYEGDRRFELVVRLPEQIRTDIDSLKHLPLPLENGNYVPIEEVAELKSESLPAQISRENGKRRVVVTVNVRGRDLGGFVKEVKAKINQEGEIPAGYWLDYGGTFEQLESASKRLSLVVPITLVVILGILIIAFGSLKDALIIFSGVPLALTGGVFSLYLRDMPLSISAGVGFIALSGVAVLNGLVMLAFIRDLWHEKGDLYVAIIEGAIIRLRPILMTALVASLGFIPMALNTGIGAEVQRPLATVVIGGIVSSTILTLFVLPILYQWAHGAESNKQQSDEI; encoded by the coding sequence ATGATTGAATCAATTTTGCGTCTTGCAATAAATAGGCGCTATTTAGTATTAAGCTTGCTGATGGTAATCATCGGCGTTGGTATGTGGAGTTATCAAAAACTTCCCATTGATGCTGTTCCAGATATAACAAACGTACAGGTACAAATAAATACCTCTGCCCCCGGTTATTCACCTTTAGAAGCGGAGCAAAGGGTAACTTTTCCAGTAGAAAACGCATTAGCTGGACTACCAAAGCTGTCTCACACCCGCTCTCTTTCAAGATATGGTTTATCCCAGGTGACCGTTATCTTTGAAGAGGGAACCGATATTTATTTCGCACGCAACTTAATCAATGCAAGATTAGCTGCGATAAAAGGCGTTATTCCCTCTGGCTTAGAGCCAGAGATGGGTCCTATTTCCACAGGGCTTGGTGAAATATTTATGTATACCGTACAAGCTTCTCCTGACGCTAAAATGCCTAATGGAGAGCCTTATACCGCTATTGCCTTAAGAGAAATACAAGACTGGATCATTAAACCGCAATTGGCTCAAGTTAAAGGCGTCATTGAGGTCAACAGCATCGGCGGCTATAACAAGCAGTATCATATAACGCCGAAACCCGAAAAATTACTTTTTCATCAGGTAAGCTTTGAAGACGTTTCTGATGCATTACGTAAAAATAATGATAACCGTGGCGCGGGTTATATTGAGCAAAACGGACAACAAGTGTTAGTGCGCTCCATCGGGCAACTTGCGACAATGGATGAAATCCTCAATGTCATCATCAAAAAGAACGATGGTATTCCTGTAAAAATAAGTGATGTTGCCAATGTTGCTATAGGCAAAGAACTTAGAACAGGGGCTGCTACTCGTAATGGCATTGAGACAGTGCTTGGTACAACCATGATGCTGATTGGTGAGAATTCTCGCACCGTTGCTTTAGAAGTGGAACATAAGCTCAGCGAAATACAAAAATCTCTGCCAAAGGGCATTACCGCAGAGCCTGTTTACGACAGAACAACGTTAGTAGATAAAGCGATTGCAACCGTTACCAAAAACCTCGTTGAAGGTGCGCTTTTAGTTATTGTTGTGTTATTTATTCTACTTGGAAATTTACGTGCAGCTCTCATTACCGCTGCTGTTATCCCTATTTCCATGTTAATGACAATCACAGGTATGGTGCAAGCAGGAGTATCTGCCAATTTAATGAGTCTCGGCGCATTGGACTTTGGCTTGATAGTGGACGGGGCTGTAATCATCGTTGAAAACTCTGTCCGTAGGTTAGCACAGGCCCAACACAACGGTCATAGGCAAGACTTAAGAGAACGCCTAAATACCGTTTTTGAAGCCACTTCAGAAGTGATACGTCCAAGCTTGTTTGGTGTGGCAATTATCACTGTTGTTTACATCCCCATTTTCACGCTAACTGGCGTTGAAGGGAAAATGTTCCACCCTATGGCGGCAACTGTCGTTATGGCGTTAATTTCCGCAATGATCCTTTCAGTTACACTGGTTCCTGCTGCTGTAGCTGTGTTTATGAAAGGTAAAATCAGCGAAAAAGAAAGTGTAGTTATTCGTTCAACCAAGTCTATTTATGAACCATTGTTAAAAATGGCGATGAAATTTCGTTGGATTATTGTTTCATTCTCAACGCTGTTAATGGGGTATAGCCTTTGGTTAGCAACTACGCTTGGGACAGAATTTGTTCCTCAATTAAATGAAGGTGATATTGCACTACAGGCATTAAGAATTCCATCGACTGGCCTAGAGCAATCAGTAGAAATGCAAGAAGTACTTGAGCAACGTATTAAAGCGTTTCCTGAAGTTGATAAAGTATTCTCGCGCATTGGCACACCAGAAGTAGCAACCGACCCAATGCCACCGAGTATTGCTGATATCTTTGTTATTTTAAAACCACGTAAAGAATGGGCCGAACCTTCAAAACCAAAAAGTGAATTAGTTGAAGAAATGGAAAAAGTACTGAAAAACATTCCAGGCAACAACTATGAATTCACTCAGCCTATTCAAATGCGTTTCAATGAATTGATTTCTGGCGTTAGAGCTGATGTCGGCATCAAAATATTTGGTGATGATTTGGATCGGTTATTACTTACCGCAAAAGATATTCTAAATATTGTGAAAACCGTGGATGGTGCCGCTGATGCTCGAATAGAACAGGTCACAGGTGTTCCATCTTTATCAGTAATTCCTAAACGAGAAGCGCTTGGTAGGTATGGATTGAACGTTACCGAATTGCAAGACTGGGTTGCCACTGCGATTGGCGGTGAATCTGCGGGGATCATTTATGAAGGTGACAGACGGTTTGAGTTAGTTGTTCGCCTACCAGAGCAAATAAGAACGGATATCGATAGCTTGAAGCATCTGCCGCTTCCACTTGAGAATGGTAACTATGTGCCAATTGAAGAAGTTGCAGAGCTTAAATCAGAGTCTTTACCCGCGCAGATTAGCCGAGAGAACGGAAAAAGAAGAGTTGTGGTTACCGTCAATGTTCGTGGTAGAGATTTAGGCGGTTTTGTAAAAGAAGTTAAAGCTAAAATTAATCAGGAAGGAGAAATTCCAGCAGGATACTGGCTTGATTATGGTGGAACGTTTGAACAACTAGAATCAGCAAGTAAGCGATTAAGCCTAGTTGTACCGATAACATTGGTTGTTATCCTAGGTATTTTGATTATAGCATTTGGTTCATTAAAAGATGCATTAATCATTTTCAGTGGCGTGCCTTTAGCATTAACAGGGGGCGTATTTTCACTTTATTTAAGAGACATGCCCTTATCAATTTCGGCAGGTGTCGGCTTCATTGCATTGTCAGGTGTCGCAGTATTAAATGGCTTGGTTATGTTGGCTTTTATTCGAGATCTTTGGCATGAAAAAGGCGACCTATACGTAGCGATCATTGAAGGTGCCATCATTCGTTTAAGACCTATTTTAATGACGGCACTGGTCGCAAGTTTAGGTTTTATTCCAATGGCGTTAAACACTGGAATTGGTGCAGAAGTACAACGACCACTAGCAACAGTTGTTATCGGCGGTATTGTATCTTCTACCATTTTAACTTTGTTTGTATTGCCTATTTTATATCAATGGGCGCATGGCGCTGAGAGTAACAAACAGCAATCCGACGAAATCTAA
- a CDS encoding MerC family mercury resistance protein encodes MASGTACFPALRSLASALGLGFFSHFEGIAVNTLLPIFASLELLVNLYNWHKNKNHTRAVFSILGPVAVLLTLYPLWLYD; translated from the coding sequence TTGGCTAGCGGCACGGCCTGCTTCCCTGCATTAAGGTCACTTGCATCGGCATTAGGACTAGGCTTCTTCTCTCACTTCGAAGGAATAGCTGTAAATACGCTTTTACCTATTTTTGCATCTTTGGAACTATTGGTAAACTTATACAACTGGCACAAAAATAAAAACCATACCAGAGCTGTCTTCAGCATTCTAGGGCCTGTAGCAGTGCTATTAACGCTTTATCCTCTTTGGCTATATGATTGA
- a CDS encoding MerR family transcriptional regulator, with the protein MGKLAQSLNLNVETIRFYEREGLITQPEKPISGYRQYDETIAGQLRFITKAKALGFTLREIKSLMSMDSNCTQVELLSRQKLAIIRDKINDLQRLEKVIVDMTNTCMQNEDPTHCPIIDSLK; encoded by the coding sequence ATTGGCAAATTAGCACAATCATTAAATTTAAATGTAGAAACCATTCGTTTTTATGAACGAGAAGGGCTGATTACACAACCTGAAAAACCAATATCTGGTTATAGACAATATGACGAAACAATAGCAGGACAACTTAGGTTTATCACAAAAGCCAAAGCGCTCGGCTTTACGTTAAGAGAAATAAAATCGCTAATGTCTATGGACAGCAACTGCACTCAAGTTGAGCTATTAAGCCGACAAAAGTTAGCAATCATTCGAGACAAAATTAATGACCTTCAACGTTTAGAGAAAGTAATTGTGGATATGACAAATACCTGTATGCAAAACGAAGATCCAACACATTGCCCCATAATTGATTCATTAAAATGA
- a CDS encoding toll/interleukin-1 receptor domain-containing protein: MKHPKYKGVNFLDAEIRKLEQNVITREIEFEWAVKKLKNADPYDDIHKLRKALKSKEKSVIKARRQVKSKIAQKTRKLAERNKEKFGGKVQKRKNIALNQSLNEELKIQGNILSQLKNMPISFAKDLTKQDGKASDLFISHASEDKADFVKSLADELIKQGVSVWYDEYALRIGDSLRKSIDKGLSQSRFGLIILSKSFFEKNWTQYELNGLVAKEMEGEKVILPIWHNISKDEIMKLSPTLVDKFALNSATNTVYEIAEKVADAVNNA, from the coding sequence TTGAAACATCCCAAATATAAAGGTGTTAACTTTCTAGATGCAGAAATACGAAAACTTGAACAAAATGTAATTACTAGAGAGATAGAGTTCGAGTGGGCAGTAAAAAAATTAAAAAATGCAGATCCTTATGACGATATACATAAATTAAGGAAGGCCTTAAAAAGTAAAGAAAAGTCTGTTATTAAAGCTAGACGACAAGTTAAGTCAAAAATAGCTCAAAAAACCAGAAAGTTAGCTGAGCGAAATAAAGAAAAATTTGGTGGTAAAGTTCAAAAAAGAAAGAATATTGCACTTAATCAATCATTAAATGAAGAATTAAAAATTCAGGGAAACATATTGTCTCAATTAAAAAATATGCCGATCAGTTTTGCTAAGGATTTAACTAAGCAAGATGGTAAAGCAAGCGACTTATTTATTTCACACGCCTCTGAAGATAAAGCTGATTTTGTGAAATCATTAGCAGATGAGCTCATAAAACAGGGAGTTTCAGTTTGGTATGATGAATACGCACTAAGAATTGGTGATAGTTTAAGGAAGTCCATTGATAAAGGCCTTTCTCAATCTAGGTTTGGTTTAATTATTTTATCTAAAAGTTTTTTCGAAAAAAACTGGACACAATATGAACTAAATGGATTAGTCGCAAAAGAGATGGAGGGTGAAAAAGTCATTCTTCCTATTTGGCATAATATTAGTAAAGATGAGATTATGAAGTTGAGTCCTACGCTTGTGGATAAGTTTGCTCTTAATTCAGCAACTAATACGGTATATGAAATTGCAGAAAAAGTTGCAGATGCCGTAAACAACGCGTGA
- a CDS encoding MauE/DoxX family redox-associated membrane protein, translating to MSKSAQLFRMATDEHICPFGLKSKDLLEREGYTVDDQLLTSREQTDEFKKQHSVETTPQAFIDNKRIGGYDDLRDYFNKPQAAQEGTTYTPVIAIFSVSFLLSVAFSFASDNSLLSMQTAELFVALTMAVLAIQKLQDLFSFTNSFITYDLVAMKVVRYAYVYPFLEAFVGIGMIAGLPAYIIAPISLFIGGVGAVSVIKAVYIDKRELKCACVGGDSNVPLGFISLTENLFMIAAGIWMFVR from the coding sequence ATGAGTAAATCAGCCCAACTTTTTAGAATGGCAACAGATGAGCATATTTGTCCGTTTGGTTTAAAATCAAAAGACCTACTAGAGCGAGAGGGATATACAGTTGATGATCAGCTTTTAACTTCTCGAGAGCAAACAGATGAATTTAAAAAACAACACAGTGTAGAAACTACACCTCAAGCATTTATTGATAATAAACGTATAGGTGGCTACGACGATTTACGTGATTACTTTAATAAGCCACAAGCAGCCCAAGAAGGTACAACTTACACGCCCGTGATTGCGATTTTTTCGGTTAGTTTTTTGCTTAGTGTGGCATTTAGTTTTGCATCGGATAATAGCTTATTATCAATGCAAACCGCTGAACTGTTTGTAGCCCTAACAATGGCAGTGTTAGCAATACAAAAGCTTCAAGACTTATTTAGCTTTACTAATTCATTTATAACCTATGACTTAGTCGCTATGAAAGTAGTCAGGTACGCTTATGTTTACCCATTTTTAGAAGCATTTGTTGGCATTGGAATGATAGCCGGGTTACCAGCCTATATTATTGCCCCTATTTCATTATTCATAGGTGGGGTTGGTGCTGTTTCAGTGATAAAAGCAGTCTATATAGATAAACGAGAGTTAAAATGTGCGTGTGTAGGCGGTGACAGTAACGTACCACTAGGGTTTATCTCTCTAACAGAAAACTTATTTATGATAGCTGCCGGTATTTGGATGTTTGTTAGGTAA
- a CDS encoding TolC family protein, translated as MALNTCVHRKIAILRCVTPRLKYIAFLALSLFTFNVYAFEKQLNLQEAIQWTLKQNPELKIFDFKQTALIGREQIASLNPAYELELEAENFAGSGEFNTFDSAELTVALSSVIEMGDKRSARIGIVSKSRTLLTAEKEVSALNLMAQVTEKYVEVLAAQQRVILAENALSLAQETLEIVSQRNRAGATPEAEVKRSKAVIAQANLTLQSEQKRLEYLKLSLSAYWGETSVSFSRVTGDLFQFGNDSDFSSLFAKLEKNPAIQVYASEQRLKEAELQLAKTESTANIKWSVGVRRSQEANDTALVAGFSLPLFAEKRNSGAIASALAERDQVAIEKEATKLRFRNHLLRAYSNRKQAILTANSLKQSVIPMLEDALEDTQDAYQKGRYGYLDYVSARQELLNARRTLIDAASAALIYGAEIEKLTNEALSL; from the coding sequence ATGGCACTTAATACCTGTGTGCATCGCAAGATAGCAATTTTAAGGTGTGTAACACCTCGGCTTAAATATATCGCGTTTCTCGCTTTGTCACTTTTTACATTTAATGTTTATGCCTTTGAGAAGCAGTTAAACCTTCAAGAGGCAATTCAGTGGACGCTTAAACAAAATCCAGAACTTAAAATATTTGATTTCAAGCAAACGGCATTAATTGGACGAGAACAAATCGCAAGTTTAAATCCTGCTTATGAACTAGAGCTTGAAGCTGAGAACTTTGCAGGCTCAGGTGAATTTAATACATTCGACAGTGCTGAATTAACAGTCGCTCTATCTTCGGTTATCGAAATGGGAGATAAACGCTCAGCGCGGATTGGAATTGTTTCAAAATCAAGAACACTACTCACTGCTGAAAAAGAAGTCTCTGCGCTTAATTTAATGGCTCAAGTCACTGAGAAGTACGTGGAAGTACTTGCAGCCCAACAAAGAGTTATATTGGCAGAAAATGCTTTGAGCTTAGCACAAGAAACCTTAGAGATTGTATCTCAGCGTAACCGCGCAGGTGCTACTCCTGAGGCTGAAGTGAAACGCTCAAAAGCAGTTATTGCTCAGGCTAACCTCACCCTTCAATCTGAACAAAAGCGCTTGGAATATCTAAAGCTTTCTTTATCAGCTTACTGGGGAGAAACATCAGTGTCATTCTCTAGAGTAACTGGAGATCTGTTTCAGTTTGGCAATGATAGTGATTTTAGTAGTCTCTTTGCGAAATTAGAGAAAAACCCTGCTATTCAAGTTTATGCAAGTGAGCAGCGACTAAAAGAGGCCGAGTTACAGTTGGCTAAAACAGAGTCAACGGCCAATATCAAATGGTCTGTTGGTGTTAGGCGCTCTCAAGAAGCCAATGATACGGCACTGGTCGCTGGCTTTAGCTTACCTTTGTTTGCTGAAAAGCGAAATTCTGGCGCAATCGCTAGTGCGCTAGCAGAGCGTGACCAAGTTGCCATAGAGAAAGAGGCGACTAAGTTAAGATTTAGAAATCACTTACTACGAGCATACTCCAATAGAAAACAAGCCATATTAACAGCTAATTCATTAAAGCAGTCGGTTATCCCAATGCTTGAAGATGCACTGGAAGATACTCAAGACGCCTATCAAAAAGGTCGATATGGATATCTTGATTATGTATCGGCTAGACAAGAGCTGTTAAATGCTCGGCGAACCCTTATTGACGCGGCATCTGCTGCCCTAATTTATGGCGCAGAGATAGAAAAACTAACAAACGAAGCGCTGTCACTCTAA
- the cadR gene encoding Cd(II)/Pb(II)-responsive transcriptional regulator produces MKIGELSKKSGCSIQTIRYYEREGLLLNPNRSEGNFRLYDSKALKQLEFVKHCRSLDISLNDIKRLIELKNKPEESCSSVNALIDQQLALVNKRMKELRALKAELQQMASACGSDNTIEACGIIKSLDS; encoded by the coding sequence ATGAAAATAGGCGAATTGTCAAAAAAATCGGGCTGTTCAATACAAACGATTAGATATTATGAAAGAGAAGGATTACTGTTAAATCCAAACCGTTCAGAAGGTAATTTCAGGCTGTATGATAGTAAAGCACTTAAACAATTGGAATTCGTAAAGCATTGTCGCAGCCTAGATATATCACTCAATGATATTAAACGTCTTATCGAATTAAAAAATAAGCCAGAAGAAAGCTGCTCTAGCGTTAATGCATTAATTGATCAGCAACTTGCACTAGTGAATAAACGTATGAAAGAATTAAGGGCGCTTAAAGCTGAATTACAACAGATGGCAAGTGCTTGTGGTTCAGACAATACAATTGAAGCGTGCGGCATCATCAAATCATTGGATAGCTAA
- a CDS encoding tyrosine-type recombinase/integrase, translating into MHQLTIYQPKEPWNKNKLVGQKLPLKLQQIWAIRIRLELFHKIRDLALFNLAIDSKLRGCDLVSLKVNDIAHGKTIQSRAIVVQKKTGMPVQFEITGNTRKSIVALIEQFTLNSYDYLFKSRIHSSEHLSTRQYGRIVDSWVTSIGLDKTQYGTHSMRRTKPSLIYKKTKNLRACQLLLGHRKLESTVRYLGIEVDDALEVSEQIDA; encoded by the coding sequence ATGCACCAGTTAACAATATATCAGCCTAAAGAGCCTTGGAATAAAAATAAGCTTGTAGGACAAAAGTTACCTCTGAAATTACAGCAAATATGGGCTATCCGAATACGACTAGAACTTTTTCATAAAATAAGAGATCTAGCACTATTTAACCTAGCCATAGATAGCAAACTAAGAGGGTGTGATTTAGTTTCACTAAAAGTTAACGACATCGCACATGGTAAAACAATTCAATCAAGGGCAATAGTCGTTCAAAAAAAGACTGGTATGCCCGTCCAATTTGAAATTACTGGGAATACAAGGAAATCAATTGTGGCGCTCATAGAGCAATTTACTCTCAACTCTTATGATTACTTGTTTAAGTCACGAATTCATTCCTCAGAACACCTTTCAACCCGTCAATATGGACGTATAGTTGATTCTTGGGTCACTTCAATTGGGTTAGATAAGACTCAATATGGCACTCATTCTATGAGACGTACTAAACCATCACTAATTTACAAAAAAACTAAAAATTTAAGAGCCTGTCAGCTTCTACTTGGCCATAGAAAACTAGAAAGCACTGTCAGGTACTTGGGAATAGAAGTTGATGATGCGTTAGAAGTATCAGAACAGATCGATGCTTAA